The following are from one region of the Streptomyces fradiae genome:
- a CDS encoding WhiB family transcriptional regulator: MLHTPHQPLRVAAAVPPQRIPAREDEAGPWHTEAVCRRDEAGLFFAPSKEPTAARLSREEAAKRVCARCPVMVDCREHALLQPEPYGVWGGLTAAERRVVLARRRRREVELRKAAAAERAERIAQAG; this comes from the coding sequence GTGCTGCACACGCCGCATCAGCCCCTCCGGGTCGCCGCCGCCGTGCCGCCCCAGCGGATCCCCGCTCGGGAGGACGAGGCCGGTCCCTGGCACACGGAGGCGGTGTGCCGGAGGGACGAGGCCGGACTCTTCTTCGCCCCCTCCAAGGAGCCGACCGCCGCCCGGCTCTCCCGCGAGGAGGCCGCCAAGCGGGTCTGCGCCCGCTGCCCCGTGATGGTCGACTGCCGCGAGCACGCGCTGCTGCAGCCCGAGCCGTACGGCGTGTGGGGCGGGCTCACCGCCGCCGAGCGCCGTGTCGTGCTCGCCCGGCGCCGCCGCCGCGAGGTCGAGCTGCGCAAGGCCGCCGCCGCGGAGCGCGCCGAGCGGATCGCCCAGGCCGGCTGA
- a CDS encoding fumarate hydratase: MPEFAYSDLLPLGEDTTPYRLVTSEGVSTFEADGRTFLKVEPEALRKLAAEAIHDIQHYLRPAHLAQLRRIIDDPEASSNDKFVALDLLKNANIAAAGVLPMCQDTGTAIVMGKRGQNVLTQGRDEEALSKGIYDAYTKLNLRYSQMAPVTMWEEKNTGSNLPAQIELYATDGGAYKFLFMAKGGGSANKSYLYQETKAVLNEASMMKFLEEKIRSLGTAACPPYHLAIVVGGTSAEFALKTAKYASAHYLDELPTEGDAATGHGFRDKELEEKVFELTQKIGIGAQFGGKYFCHDVRVVRLPRHGASLPVAIAVSCSADRQAVAKITAEGVFLEQLETDPARFLPDTTDEHLSADGDVVKIDLNQPMDTILAELTKYPVKTRLSLTGPLVVARDIAHAKIKERLDAGEEMPQYLKDHPVYYAGPAKTPEGYASGSFGPTTAGRMDSYVEQFQAAGGSKVMLAKGNRSNQVTDACGTHGGFYLGSIGGPAARLAQDCIKKVEVVEYEELGMEAVWKIEVEDFPAFIVVDDKGNDFFQNPAPEPTFTHIPVRQGSQLS; this comes from the coding sequence ATGCCAGAGTTTGCGTACTCCGATCTGCTCCCGCTGGGAGAGGACACCACGCCCTACCGCCTGGTGACCTCCGAAGGTGTCTCCACCTTCGAGGCCGACGGCCGTACGTTCCTCAAGGTCGAGCCGGAGGCGCTGCGCAAGCTGGCCGCCGAGGCGATCCACGACATCCAGCACTATCTGCGCCCGGCCCACCTGGCGCAGCTGCGGCGGATCATCGACGACCCGGAGGCGTCGAGCAACGACAAGTTCGTCGCGCTCGACCTCCTCAAGAACGCGAACATCGCCGCCGCGGGTGTCCTGCCCATGTGCCAGGACACCGGCACCGCGATCGTCATGGGCAAGCGCGGCCAGAACGTGCTGACCCAGGGGCGCGACGAGGAGGCCCTGTCGAAGGGCATCTACGACGCGTACACCAAGCTCAACCTGCGCTACTCGCAGATGGCCCCGGTGACCATGTGGGAGGAGAAGAACACCGGCTCGAACCTGCCCGCGCAGATCGAGCTGTACGCGACGGACGGCGGCGCGTACAAGTTCCTCTTCATGGCGAAGGGCGGCGGCTCCGCCAACAAGTCGTACCTCTACCAGGAGACGAAGGCGGTCCTCAACGAGGCCTCCATGATGAAGTTCCTGGAGGAGAAGATCCGTTCGCTCGGTACGGCGGCCTGCCCGCCGTACCACCTGGCGATCGTGGTCGGCGGCACCAGCGCCGAGTTCGCGCTGAAGACCGCGAAGTACGCCTCCGCGCACTACCTGGACGAGCTGCCGACCGAGGGCGACGCCGCCACCGGCCACGGCTTCCGTGACAAGGAGCTGGAGGAGAAGGTCTTCGAGCTGACCCAGAAGATCGGCATCGGCGCGCAGTTCGGCGGCAAGTACTTCTGCCACGACGTGCGCGTGGTCCGCCTCCCCCGCCACGGCGCCTCGCTGCCGGTCGCGATCGCCGTGTCCTGCTCGGCGGACCGCCAGGCGGTCGCGAAGATCACCGCCGAGGGCGTCTTCCTGGAGCAGCTGGAGACCGACCCGGCGCGCTTCCTGCCGGACACGACGGACGAGCACCTCTCCGCGGACGGGGACGTCGTGAAGATCGACCTGAACCAGCCGATGGACACGATCCTGGCCGAGCTCACCAAGTACCCGGTGAAGACCCGGCTCTCGCTGACCGGCCCGCTGGTCGTGGCGCGCGACATCGCGCACGCCAAGATCAAGGAGCGCCTGGACGCGGGCGAGGAGATGCCGCAGTACCTGAAGGACCACCCGGTGTACTACGCGGGCCCGGCGAAGACCCCCGAGGGCTACGCCTCCGGTTCCTTCGGCCCGACGACGGCCGGCCGCATGGACAGTTACGTCGAGCAGTTCCAGGCGGCGGGCGGCTCCAAGGTCATGCTGGCCAAGGGCAACCGCAGCAACCAGGTCACGGACGCGTGCGGCACGCACGGCGGCTTCTACCTGGGCTCGATCGGCGGCCCGGCGGCGCGTCTCGCGCAGGACTGCATCAAGAAGGTCGAGGTCGTCGAGTACGAGGAACTCGGCATGGAGGCGGTCTGGAAGATCGAGGTCGAGGACTTCCCGGCGTTCATCGTGGTGGACGACAAGGGCAACGACTTCTTCCAGAACCCGGCCCCGGAGCCGACGTTCACCCACATCCCGGTGCGGCAGGGCTCCCAGCTGTCGTAA
- a CDS encoding APC family permease, translating to MAEESQVRDEAPDHEGLRRNLGFRDLVVYGLLFIAPMAPVGVFGTLDAKSHGAVALVYVVATVAMGFTAFSYAQMVRVAPRAGSVFTYARTALGEGPGFVAGWMALLDYLLIPAVAYLFAGIAMEALVPEVHRWVWTGIAVVVTTLLNLWGVRAAARVGFAVLAMELVVLLVFVVSAVVVLVRNGPQRDWWSPLTGDGGFSVAAVVGAVSVAVLSYLGFDAIASFAEEVTGGPSKVARAVLFCLVLAGALFVAQTWLVALLEPVSSAELAVEPARQGSAFYDAVDTSVGGWLHDLVAVSKAIGAAFAALAGQAAGGRLLFAMGRDRRLPHLLARTDSGVPRVALLVSATVTMIAAVWAARSDDGLDHLVSVVDIGALTAFVLLHASVVSWFAVRRMAGPPRWLPHVVAPVLGAAILIAVIVEASPSAQVVGVIWFGIGLVVLAMQGVRRPMP from the coding sequence ATGGCTGAGGAATCCCAGGTGCGGGACGAAGCACCCGACCACGAGGGGCTTCGGCGGAATCTGGGCTTTCGCGACCTGGTGGTCTACGGGCTCCTGTTCATCGCCCCGATGGCGCCGGTCGGCGTGTTCGGCACGCTCGACGCCAAGTCGCATGGCGCGGTCGCACTCGTGTACGTGGTGGCCACGGTCGCCATGGGCTTCACGGCCTTCAGTTACGCGCAGATGGTGCGGGTCGCGCCGCGGGCCGGGTCGGTCTTCACGTACGCCCGTACGGCGCTGGGCGAGGGCCCCGGTTTCGTGGCCGGGTGGATGGCGCTGCTCGACTACCTCCTCATCCCGGCGGTCGCGTATCTCTTCGCCGGCATCGCGATGGAGGCGCTGGTCCCCGAGGTGCACCGCTGGGTGTGGACCGGGATCGCGGTGGTCGTGACGACCCTGCTGAACCTGTGGGGGGTACGGGCCGCGGCCCGGGTCGGTTTCGCGGTGCTCGCGATGGAGCTCGTGGTGCTCCTCGTCTTCGTGGTCTCGGCGGTCGTCGTGCTCGTACGGAACGGGCCGCAGCGGGACTGGTGGTCGCCGCTGACCGGTGACGGGGGCTTCTCGGTGGCGGCGGTCGTCGGCGCGGTGTCGGTGGCCGTGCTGTCGTACCTCGGCTTCGACGCGATCGCCTCCTTCGCGGAGGAGGTGACCGGCGGGCCGTCGAAGGTGGCGCGGGCGGTGCTGTTCTGTCTGGTGCTGGCGGGTGCGCTGTTCGTGGCGCAGACCTGGCTGGTGGCGCTGCTCGAACCGGTCTCGTCGGCGGAGCTGGCGGTCGAGCCGGCGCGGCAGGGTTCGGCGTTCTACGACGCGGTGGACACGTCCGTGGGCGGGTGGCTGCACGACCTGGTGGCGGTGTCGAAGGCGATCGGCGCGGCCTTCGCGGCGCTCGCCGGGCAGGCGGCGGGCGGCCGGCTGCTCTTCGCAATGGGCCGGGACCGGCGCCTGCCGCACCTCCTGGCCCGTACCGACTCCGGCGTGCCGCGGGTGGCGCTGCTCGTCTCGGCGACGGTCACGATGATCGCGGCGGTGTGGGCCGCCCGCAGTGACGACGGCCTCGACCATCTGGTCTCGGTCGTCGACATCGGCGCCCTCACCGCCTTCGTGCTGCTGCACGCGAGCGTGGTGAGCTGGTTCGCCGTCCGCCGCATGGCCGGCCCGCCCCGCTGGCTGCCGCACGTCGTGGCGCCCGTCCTCGGCGCGGCCATCCTGATCGCGGTGATCGTGGAGGCGTCCCCCTCGGCGCAGGTGGTGGGTGTGATCTGGTTCGGCATCGGGCTTGTGGTGCTCGCGATGCAGGGGGTGCGGCGGCCGATGCCGTGA
- the xseA gene encoding exodeoxyribonuclease VII large subunit, with amino-acid sequence MGLNTSAEAPIPVGEVSRLIGGWIDRLGAIWVEGQITQLSRRPGAGVVFLTLRDPSYDISINVTCYRQVFDAVADVVSEGARVIVHAKPEWYAPRGQLSLRAAEIRPVGIGELLARLEMLKRTLAAEGLFALDRKKPVPFLPQLIGLVCGRASAAERDVLENARRRWPAVRFEVRNVAVQGVKAVPQVIQAVRELDAHAGVDVIVVARGGGSVEDLLPFSDEQLIRAVAECRTPVVSAIGHEPDSPLLDLVADLRASTPTDAAKKVVPDVGEELDRVRGMRDRALRAVRGLLEREERGLAHALARPVMEHPQRMVEVREDELDALLARSRRTFGHLLDRADSELSHTRARVRALSPAATMERGYAVLQRADGSVVRDPAEVAADEELRARVAAGEFTVRRVDG; translated from the coding sequence ATGGGTCTGAACACGTCAGCGGAAGCGCCGATCCCCGTCGGTGAGGTGTCCCGGCTGATCGGGGGGTGGATCGATCGGTTGGGGGCGATCTGGGTCGAGGGGCAGATCACGCAGTTGTCGCGGCGGCCGGGGGCCGGCGTGGTGTTCCTGACGCTGCGGGATCCGTCGTACGACATCTCGATCAATGTCACCTGCTATCGCCAGGTCTTCGACGCCGTCGCGGACGTCGTGTCCGAGGGCGCCCGGGTGATCGTGCACGCGAAGCCGGAGTGGTACGCGCCGCGGGGGCAGTTGTCTTTGCGGGCCGCGGAGATACGGCCGGTCGGGATCGGCGAGCTGCTCGCGCGCCTGGAGATGCTGAAGCGGACGCTGGCCGCGGAGGGACTGTTCGCGCTCGACCGGAAGAAGCCGGTGCCGTTTCTGCCGCAGTTGATCGGCCTGGTCTGCGGCCGGGCGTCGGCGGCCGAGCGGGACGTGCTCGAGAACGCGCGGCGTCGCTGGCCCGCCGTCCGGTTCGAGGTGCGGAACGTGGCGGTGCAGGGCGTGAAGGCCGTGCCGCAGGTGATCCAGGCGGTGCGGGAGCTCGACGCGCACGCGGGGGTCGACGTGATCGTGGTGGCCCGGGGCGGCGGCAGCGTCGAGGACCTGCTGCCGTTCTCGGACGAGCAGCTGATCCGGGCGGTGGCGGAGTGCCGTACGCCGGTGGTGTCGGCGATCGGCCACGAGCCGGACTCGCCGCTGCTCGACCTGGTCGCGGACCTGCGGGCGTCCACGCCCACCGACGCCGCCAAGAAGGTGGTGCCGGACGTGGGCGAGGAGCTGGACCGGGTGCGCGGGATGCGGGACCGGGCGCTGCGCGCCGTACGGGGGCTCCTGGAGCGGGAGGAGCGGGGGCTCGCGCACGCGCTCGCCCGGCCGGTCATGGAGCACCCGCAGCGGATGGTCGAGGTCCGCGAGGACGAGCTCGACGCGCTGCTCGCCCGCAGCCGCCGTACCTTCGGGCATCTGCTCGACCGGGCCGACTCGGAGCTCTCGCACACCCGGGCCCGGGTCCGCGCGCTGTCCCCGGCGGCCACGATGGAGCGGGGTTACGCGGTGCTCCAGCGCGCCGACGGCTCGGTGGTGCGGGACCCGGCGGAGGTCGCGGCGGACGAGGAGCTGCGGGCCCGGGTGGCGGCGGGCGAGTTCACCGTCCGGCGCGTGGACGGCTGA
- a CDS encoding malonic semialdehyde reductase: MSLALDPAAQDLLFREARTANTFTDEPVTDEQVQAIYDLVKFGPTAFNQSPLRITLVRSPEARERLVKHMAEGNQAKTASAPLVAILSADNEFHEELPALLPHFPQAKDMFFAERPVREGSALLNAALQAAYFIVGVRAAGLAAGPMTGLDFAGVQKEFLDDDHTPLMVINIGKPGEDAWFPRSPRLAFDEVITTV, from the coding sequence ATGTCTCTCGCTCTTGACCCCGCCGCCCAGGACCTCCTCTTCCGCGAGGCCCGCACTGCCAACACGTTCACCGACGAGCCGGTGACCGACGAGCAGGTCCAGGCGATCTACGACCTGGTCAAGTTCGGCCCCACCGCCTTCAACCAGAGCCCGCTGCGCATCACCCTGGTCCGCTCCCCCGAGGCCCGTGAGCGTCTGGTCAAGCACATGGCCGAGGGCAACCAGGCCAAGACCGCTTCCGCCCCGCTGGTCGCGATCCTCTCCGCCGACAACGAGTTCCACGAGGAGCTCCCGGCCCTGCTCCCGCACTTCCCGCAGGCCAAGGACATGTTCTTCGCGGAGCGTCCGGTCCGTGAGGGCTCCGCGCTGCTGAACGCCGCCCTCCAGGCCGCGTACTTCATCGTGGGCGTCCGCGCCGCCGGGCTGGCCGCCGGCCCGATGACCGGTCTCGACTTCGCCGGCGTCCAGAAGGAGTTCCTGGACGACGACCACACCCCGCTGATGGTGATCAACATCGGCAAGCCGGGCGAGGACGCCTGGTTCCCGCGCTCCCCGCGGCTGGCCTTCGACGAGGTCATCACCACCGTCTGA
- a CDS encoding DUF1707 domain-containing protein — MDLEKQPQQPVAPAEPAPAPAPAPTPAARPDYADPQGSLRASDADRDRIADILRDALAEGRLDAEEHSERIDAVYRAKTVGELEPIVRDLPAARTGQAPSSATLWGSEEPEGPADTMVAVFSASTRKGRWRVGRRTNAFSLFGSIEIDLTEAIFAQRLTTINATSIFGNVEIRVPENVTMRGSGTGIFGNFEVVTLEGADPQAPVVMVNGYSVFGNVEARPKRGKWVTDLQNLVQDKLRKHLGH; from the coding sequence GTGGACCTCGAAAAGCAGCCCCAGCAGCCGGTCGCCCCCGCCGAACCCGCCCCGGCCCCGGCCCCGGCGCCCACCCCCGCGGCCCGGCCCGACTACGCGGATCCGCAGGGCTCGCTGCGCGCCTCCGACGCCGACCGGGACCGGATCGCGGACATCCTCCGGGACGCGCTGGCGGAGGGCCGGCTCGACGCCGAGGAGCACTCGGAGCGGATCGACGCCGTCTACCGGGCCAAGACGGTCGGCGAGCTGGAGCCGATCGTCCGGGACCTGCCCGCGGCCCGCACCGGCCAGGCCCCGTCGTCCGCCACCCTGTGGGGCTCCGAGGAGCCCGAAGGCCCCGCGGACACCATGGTCGCGGTCTTCTCCGCCTCCACCCGCAAGGGCCGCTGGCGGGTCGGCCGCCGCACCAACGCCTTCTCGCTGTTCGGCAGCATCGAGATCGACCTGACCGAGGCGATCTTCGCCCAGCGCCTCACGACCATCAACGCCACCTCGATCTTCGGCAACGTCGAGATCCGCGTCCCGGAGAACGTGACGATGCGCGGCAGCGGCACCGGCATCTTCGGCAATTTCGAGGTGGTGACCCTGGAGGGCGCCGACCCGCAGGCCCCGGTCGTGATGGTCAACGGCTACTCGGTCTTCGGCAACGTCGAGGCCCGTCCCAAGCGCGGCAAGTGGGTCACCGACCTGCAGAACCTCGTTCAGGACAAGTTGCGCAAGCACCTCGGCCACTGA
- a CDS encoding ricin-type beta-trefoil lectin domain protein — translation MTRTRYRLRWPVAALAAAAAALGSMTAATPAGAADTSDTAAISSVPLSPELEAIRAAEATRIYGSPEERPLAERKTGLISLGDSEISGEGVGNYDPATNTSSNQCHRSPDTAIHRTGIAADLTFNVACSGAYTGNIRIGGSKQYADELVQSDSLAIKARNTRIKMIVLVAGANDDLQFGPVMTDCVTRWVLSQGACEPKYAPGWQARVDGLRPKVEATIGDLRTVMRGAGYADDAYKLVVMGYPSPIGPDIYDNPNFPGKLPGGCAGYDSDAKWGRNAAVPAFEQGMRAAARNTGAVYLDNSRLFHGHEVCMEDPWARGLYLDLADHFPWDENTARQSFHPNYRGHAAFASCLTQIYASNLREASCSDVDSGGTPTLFPVAWDDAYKPLKNAATGNCLDVNASESANETAVLGWDCHGGRNQGWWYDSTRRTLHTQLTQDRCLDVPGAVYESGKALIIWNCSGAANQKFVRDGATLRPAAATGLCLTQGAANDAIRLRACDGSANQRFA, via the coding sequence ATGACGCGCACCAGGTACAGACTCCGCTGGCCGGTCGCGGCCCTCGCCGCTGCCGCGGCCGCCCTCGGCAGCATGACGGCCGCCACCCCCGCCGGCGCGGCCGACACGAGCGACACGGCCGCCATCTCCTCCGTACCGCTCTCTCCCGAGCTGGAGGCGATCCGCGCCGCCGAGGCCACCAGGATCTACGGCAGCCCCGAGGAACGCCCGCTCGCCGAGCGCAAGACGGGACTCATCTCGCTCGGCGACAGCGAGATCTCCGGCGAGGGGGTCGGCAACTACGACCCGGCGACCAACACCTCGTCCAACCAGTGCCACCGCTCGCCCGACACCGCCATCCACCGCACCGGGATCGCCGCCGACCTCACCTTCAACGTGGCCTGCTCCGGCGCCTACACCGGGAACATCCGGATCGGCGGCTCGAAGCAGTACGCCGACGAGCTGGTCCAGAGCGACAGCCTGGCCATCAAGGCCCGCAACACCCGGATCAAGATGATCGTCCTGGTCGCCGGCGCCAACGACGACCTCCAGTTCGGCCCCGTCATGACCGACTGCGTCACCCGCTGGGTGCTCAGCCAGGGCGCCTGCGAGCCGAAGTACGCCCCCGGCTGGCAGGCCCGCGTCGACGGGCTGCGCCCCAAGGTCGAGGCCACCATCGGCGACCTGCGCACCGTGATGCGCGGGGCGGGGTACGCGGACGACGCGTACAAGCTCGTGGTCATGGGCTACCCGAGCCCGATCGGCCCCGACATCTACGACAACCCGAACTTCCCCGGCAAGCTCCCCGGCGGCTGCGCCGGCTACGACTCCGACGCCAAGTGGGGCCGCAACGCCGCGGTGCCGGCCTTCGAGCAGGGCATGCGCGCGGCGGCCCGCAACACCGGCGCGGTCTACCTGGACAACTCGCGGCTCTTCCACGGCCACGAGGTCTGCATGGAGGACCCGTGGGCCCGCGGGCTCTACCTCGACCTCGCCGACCACTTCCCCTGGGACGAGAACACCGCCCGCCAGTCCTTCCACCCCAACTACCGCGGCCACGCCGCCTTCGCGTCCTGCCTCACCCAGATCTACGCCTCGAACCTGCGCGAGGCGAGCTGCTCCGACGTCGACTCCGGCGGCACGCCCACCCTCTTCCCGGTCGCCTGGGACGACGCGTACAAGCCGCTGAAGAACGCCGCCACCGGCAACTGCCTGGACGTCAACGCCTCGGAGTCCGCCAACGAGACCGCCGTCCTCGGCTGGGACTGCCACGGCGGCCGCAACCAGGGCTGGTGGTACGACTCCACCCGGCGCACCCTGCACACCCAGCTCACCCAGGACCGCTGCCTGGACGTCCCCGGCGCGGTCTACGAGTCCGGCAAGGCGCTCATCATCTGGAACTGCAGCGGCGCCGCCAACCAGAAGTTCGTCCGCGACGGCGCCACCCTGCGGCCGGCCGCGGCGACCGGCCTGTGCCTGACCCAGGGCGCGGCCAACGACGCGATCCGGCTGCGGGCCTGCGACGGCTCGGCGAACCAGCGCTTCGCGTAG
- the glpX gene encoding class II fructose-bisphosphatase — protein sequence MTEHHLLPPELEVSPEAPDRNLALELVRVTEAAAMAAGRWVGRGDKIGADGAAVNAMRTLISTVSMNGVVVIGEGEKDEAPMLFNGERVGDGTGAEVDIAVDPIDGTTLNAKGMPNAIAVLAAADRGSMFDPSAVFYMDKLVTGPEAADFVDINAPVSVNIRRVARAKGMNAEDVTVVILDRPRHEGIVKEIRETGARIKFISDGDVAGSIMAAREGTGVDLLMGIGGTPEGIISACAIKCLGGVIQGKLWPKDEAERQKALDAGHDLDRVLSTNDLVSGDNVFFVATGITDGELLRGVRYRSETATTQSLVMRSKSGTIRQIDSTHRLAKLRAYSKIDFDRAK from the coding sequence ATGACCGAGCACCACTTGTTGCCGCCCGAGCTCGAGGTTTCGCCCGAGGCTCCCGACCGCAACCTCGCCCTGGAACTGGTCCGTGTGACCGAGGCGGCCGCGATGGCCGCGGGCCGCTGGGTCGGCCGCGGCGACAAGATCGGCGCCGACGGGGCGGCCGTGAACGCCATGCGGACCCTGATCTCCACCGTCTCGATGAACGGCGTCGTCGTCATCGGCGAGGGCGAGAAGGACGAGGCCCCGATGCTCTTCAACGGAGAGCGCGTGGGCGACGGCACCGGCGCCGAGGTCGACATCGCGGTCGACCCGATCGACGGCACCACCCTGAACGCCAAGGGCATGCCGAACGCCATCGCCGTCCTCGCCGCCGCCGACCGCGGCTCCATGTTCGACCCGTCCGCGGTCTTCTACATGGACAAGCTGGTCACCGGCCCCGAGGCCGCCGACTTCGTGGACATCAACGCGCCCGTCTCGGTGAACATCCGCCGGGTCGCCAGGGCCAAGGGCATGAACGCCGAGGACGTCACCGTCGTCATCCTCGACCGCCCGCGCCACGAGGGCATCGTCAAGGAGATCCGCGAGACCGGCGCCCGGATCAAGTTCATCTCCGACGGCGACGTGGCCGGCTCGATCATGGCCGCCCGCGAGGGCACCGGCGTCGACCTGCTCATGGGCATCGGCGGCACGCCCGAGGGCATCATCTCGGCCTGCGCCATAAAGTGCCTGGGCGGTGTGATCCAGGGCAAGCTGTGGCCGAAGGACGAGGCGGAGCGGCAGAAGGCCCTGGACGCCGGGCACGACCTGGACCGGGTGCTCTCCACGAACGACCTGGTCTCCGGCGACAACGTCTTCTTCGTCGCCACCGGCATCACCGACGGCGAGCTGCTGCGCGGCGTGCGCTACCGCTCGGAGACCGCGACCACCCAGTCGCTGGTGATGCGCTCGAAGTCCGGCACGATCCGCCAGATCGACTCGACGCACCGGCTCGCCAAGCTGCGCGCCTACAGCAAGATCGACTTCGACCGGGCCAAGTAG
- a CDS encoding HAD family acid phosphatase has product MPSAKAKATAATTLALSAVLVLGAAPSASAADPDTHHTSTAAIQDIDYTTWRKDVAAVVAQAKPYIEERTEDADGERQAIVLDIDNSSLETDFHPFWELPTPAIPEIHDLVADAHARGVSVFFVTARPGIIYSLTDWNLKQAGYPVDGLYVRSLPDLFSEVSAYKTAKRAEIEAKGYTIIANIGNNTTDLVGGHAERTFKLPDYGGKLS; this is encoded by the coding sequence ATGCCCTCCGCCAAGGCCAAGGCAACTGCCGCCACCACCCTCGCCCTGAGCGCCGTCCTGGTGCTCGGCGCCGCGCCCAGCGCGTCCGCCGCCGACCCGGACACCCACCACACCTCCACCGCCGCGATCCAGGACATCGACTACACGACCTGGCGCAAGGACGTGGCGGCCGTGGTCGCGCAGGCGAAGCCGTACATCGAGGAGCGCACCGAGGACGCCGACGGCGAGCGGCAGGCCATCGTCCTCGACATCGACAACAGCTCCCTGGAGACGGACTTCCACCCCTTCTGGGAGCTGCCGACCCCGGCCATCCCGGAGATCCACGACCTGGTGGCCGACGCGCACGCCCGCGGCGTCTCCGTCTTCTTCGTGACCGCCCGGCCCGGGATCATCTACTCCCTGACGGACTGGAACCTGAAGCAGGCCGGCTACCCGGTCGACGGCCTTTACGTGCGCTCGCTGCCGGACCTGTTCTCCGAGGTCAGCGCGTACAAGACGGCCAAGCGCGCGGAGATCGAGGCCAAGGGCTACACGATCATCGCGAACATCGGCAACAACACCACCGACCTGGTCGGCGGCCACGCCGAACGCACCTTCAAGCTGCCGGACTACGGCGGCAAGCTGTCCTGA
- a CDS encoding exodeoxyribonuclease VII small subunit codes for MAARNGTEETATALGYEQARDELIEVVRRLEAGGTSLEESLALWERGEELAKVCRHWLEGARARLDASLAAERTEGEGGGEAASDGE; via the coding sequence ATGGCAGCGCGCAACGGCACCGAAGAGACTGCGACCGCACTCGGCTACGAGCAGGCGCGTGACGAGCTCATCGAGGTCGTCCGGCGCCTGGAGGCGGGCGGCACGAGCCTGGAGGAGTCGCTCGCGCTCTGGGAGCGCGGCGAGGAGCTGGCGAAGGTGTGCCGGCACTGGCTCGAAGGGGCCCGGGCCCGGCTCGACGCCTCGCTGGCGGCTGAGCGCACCGAGGGCGAGGGCGGCGGCGAGGCCGCGTCCGACGGGGAGTGA
- a CDS encoding DUF4245 domain-containing protein — MAGMRGRQTVRGMFQSLAVIMVAAGVMYLFIPHDEKADPVEAKDYRVELLTAQRAAPYPVLAPQGLGDDWKATVVSYKREEHDAWRLGFLDPDTQYVAVQQSTEDPKKYVPKVTMEAKNTGKTRSVGGREWQLWEGPKYDALVRSEGGATTVVTGTASFDRLAQMAGALQPQKV, encoded by the coding sequence GTGGCAGGTATGCGAGGCAGGCAGACGGTACGCGGGATGTTCCAGTCCCTCGCGGTGATCATGGTCGCCGCGGGCGTGATGTATCTCTTCATTCCGCACGACGAGAAGGCCGACCCGGTCGAGGCGAAGGACTACCGGGTCGAGCTCCTGACGGCCCAGCGGGCGGCGCCGTACCCGGTGCTGGCCCCCCAGGGCCTCGGCGACGACTGGAAGGCGACGGTCGTCTCGTACAAGCGCGAGGAGCACGACGCCTGGCGGCTCGGTTTCCTGGACCCGGACACCCAGTACGTGGCCGTCCAGCAGTCCACCGAGGACCCGAAGAAGTACGTGCCCAAGGTGACCATGGAGGCCAAGAACACCGGGAAGACCCGGTCGGTGGGCGGCCGCGAGTGGCAGCTCTGGGAGGGCCCGAAGTACGACGCCCTGGTGCGTTCCGAGGGCGGCGCGACGACGGTCGTGACGGGCACGGCGTCGTTCGACCGGCTGGCGCAGATGGCGGGCGCGCTGCAGCCGCAGAAGGTCTGA